In Erigeron canadensis isolate Cc75 chromosome 8, C_canadensis_v1, whole genome shotgun sequence, the DNA window TGCGATGATTGTCACTCTGCTATGAAGTTAATCTCAAAAGTTACAAATAGAGTGATAACTGTAAGAGATGCTAAGCGTTTCCATCGTTTTCAAGACTGCAGTTGCTCATGTGTAGATTATTGGTGACTAAATTGTTTGCATCACTGGTTAGTAGCGTGACTTGTGGCCATTTATGGAGTTTCTTTTTGGTGCTTGATATATGCTGCCCTAAGATttagagatatatttttttcagtGTTTAGAGAAAATAGATCCTATTTGGGTTTGCTGAATGATTCAGACGGACTTCATCAATTACAGAGAGGTTGATCTGAGGACCTAGTTGCTTACAGCTCCGTGAACTCAGTGTAAAGGTAACAAAGTTGGTATTAAAGTAGATATTTCAATTCGAGGACTTGAGGTGTCAATTTGATCTCATTATCTGTAAATAGGGTTATATGGGTTGTTTTATATCATAAACGGGTGAAATCAAAATGTGTCAAATACTCAAATGGATTGATTGTCGCCCGAAGGTTGTTGTTAGTGCATCGTCCTAAATCCTTTATTTGAGGTTTAGATTATTGCTGTAttgtaattaattagttatattaaCACATTCATTGTTTGGAAGGGAAAGGTTATAAATGAGACCCAAGAAAGAAATATTATTGGGTCAACCCGGCTCAACCCATCTGGTGTGCTTTGCAAAAGAGCTTAAGTACGTAATGGTTCAGATCGAGTAATGGTTCAGGCCAAGCTAAAAATGGATGAACTTTCTGTTCATTTTCATATACGGGgtctaaaaaataaacaaatacttTTGAACTCGATTATGACTAATATCATCAGTTTATGGTGCCGATGTAAATTCTAGAAGGCCAAAGTCCTGGTAAAAGTCAAAACGTTTATGGTCTGATTGTCATGTTTGTGATAATAAACTCCTATACATATAATCGAACTAGTTCGCGAAGTTTCTGTCCATGGTGTGTCATATAGGTTGAATTGTTAATCTTGAATACAATTTCATATTCTTAACAAATGAACAATTTAGGTTGAtaaaattactatatatatagtacgtATAGATAAAGAGATGGAGTTCAATTCAACAGCAAGTGCCTTCCATGAACTTGACAAACTCATTAAAATCTATTCTACCATCATCATTGTCATCAAACACTCTAATCATCTTCTTGCACTCATCCATGCCTGCCCTCTCTTTCAATCCCAAAGCATAGAGAACTTTTTGCAACTCTCTTGCATCAATAAACCCATCTCTATTCTCATCAAACACGTCGAAAGCTTCCTTCACTTCATGCAACCTTGGCTGCTCTGCttcaaaaatgttaaaaagatCATTAGAAGTTAAATTTTTTggaaagttttcgtttttattccTAAAGATACCCAAACTGCTCATCACCATCTCTACTTCATACCCTCGTACGCTTTCGTTCTTAAATGAAGGCAATCTTTTCGGTAATTTGCGTTCTTGAATGTCCTTCTTTTCGACTTGACTCTTGGAGTGGTCAAAGAAAAAACCGATTAGGTGGTAGACAATCATGCTTTGAATGACTTGGGAAAATAAGTATTGGATGAATTCAGCTACCATGGAAGTCATAGTTATTGgttaatatgtgattttatgGTGAAATGAACAAAGAAATATGAAAGTTAGTTAAATGTTACTAAAAGGTTGTGAGTTTGAATGTATGAAGAATTGATATGTGTTGTATTTATGGacatgcatttatatttatatatgtaagtatATGGGTCAGCTGTCAAAAGATGTTGAGAGAAAATGGTTGCAAAAAAATATTGTGATTTAAGTAGAATTTTCAAAGGAAGTTTCTTGCTAATTTCTTGGAGATTTTAAGGTCATGGGGAGGTGGGGACAGATTTGCCTGCTATTTAAGTTGTTTGTTCATATGTATGGTGAATATTATATCTTAAATTCTTTATTACTTTTATGATTTGATTATGTATGGGTTAGGTTGACAACTTGACAATGACATAGTCATGTTTGGAAAGATAAGAAATTACAGGGAAGTTTATATATCAAGTACAATAATTATTTGATTCTAATGCATCTAAAATTATGATATGTGAAGTGAAGTGTTTCCCAAAACATATTCAGTCATCTTTTGGATAGTAATTTAAAAAAGGGTTAAGTCACTGAACAATGTATTTTtcctcatttacatggttgaccactgaactagattattgatatatatcactcatatactttttaaatttttacataatttaccAACTGATGATCTTATGACCTGCTATAATAGGttaatatcattttcttttttttttttttcaaaaattcatCTCATCAGTTGaacaataattttaaaagtagttttaaaaatccatacaaataacaaaaattgtATACATATGGAAACCAAATTAAACTGAAACAAATGCAAATCAAATTAAACTGAAACAAACTTCATATATGAAGAGTATGTATCACGTATTATATATCTTGAACAGTATGTATCATATCTTCATATATGAACAACTTAAATTATTTGCATATCTCgaaaatcatataaatttatttcTCAAAGTAAGTAACAACCAgtcaaatcaaatatatattattttccaaACCCTTAACCGATCCAAGTCTTTAACCCACAAACCACATGATAAACCCTTTATTACTCCTTCGATTGAAAAGGGTAactatttgattttaatttgatcaaaggGATTTGATTGTGCATATTTTTGTGTGTGTCTCTTCAAGTGAGAAGATgtaattgttttggtttttgatttgatcAAAGGGATCGGCAAGAACTACAAGATAGGAATCTTTAGGTTATGATAGGAGGTGTAATTTTAATCCTTAGTTTATGACACTAATACAAATATGTacttatttgaaagaaaaagatgaatcTGCTACTATGAGATGAGAGAGAAGCATATATAATCATGAGagagaaggaagaagaagttaATTTGTTATACCAGGTCATCAGGTTATCAGTTGGTTAACCATGTAGtaatttgaaaagtatatgggtaatacacatatataatccAGTTCAATAAGCAACCATATAAATGAGATAAAATACATTGGTCATCCAGTAACTTAAACCTTTTAAAAAAGCGTTTTAGATATGTGATATCAAAGCCATAAAGTCAAATGTTCTTGCTTAACTagcttttaaacaaaaatatatgttggAATGATTTCAATTAAGTTGAAAGAGTTTATGAAAACTCTGgcaaacaaataatatattggtttggttttctAACTTTGAGAAAGAGAGAAATTAAAACTACTCCTAGTCTATTTGGTGCTTTTGCTACGAAGTTTCCTATTCTTTTTTACTTCTTTTCCACTTTGTTTAGTCCACATTGAATTAAATTTACTTGAAAAGGAACAAAAAACCAAATTTTGTAGTCACCCACTCACCCTTGGATTCTTGTAAAGCatcctatatatacataaagataTAATACAATAACAAATCTTTTTTACcataaaagttagaaaaaaggT includes these proteins:
- the LOC122579402 gene encoding probable calcium-binding protein CML46: MTSMVAEFIQYLFSQVIQSMIVYHLIGFFFDHSKSQVEKKDIQERKLPKRLPSFKNESVRGYEVEMVMSSLGIFRNKNENFPKNLTSNDLFNIFEAEQPRLHEVKEAFDVFDENRDGFIDARELQKVLYALGLKERAGMDECKKMIRVFDDNDDGRIDFNEFVKFMEGTCC